In Myxocyprinus asiaticus isolate MX2 ecotype Aquarium Trade chromosome 32, UBuf_Myxa_2, whole genome shotgun sequence, one genomic interval encodes:
- the LOC127423381 gene encoding carboxypeptidase N catalytic chain-like, which produces MLSGSFLIWIGALLLGLEALLIRASDFQHHGYEEMVRALFAVQSECPYITRIYSIGRSVEGRHLYVLEFSDNPGIHEALEPEFKYVGNMHGNEVLGRELLVYLSQFLCEEYRAGNERITRLIHDTRIHILPSMNPDGYEVAARQGPEFNGYLVGRGNSKEVDLNRNFPDLNALVYYYEKHNGQNHHLPLPDNWELQVEPETLAVIKWMQNYNFILSANLHGGAVVANYPFDKSREPRIRGKTTYSATADDKIFRKLAKTYSYAHSWMHKGWNCGDYFDEGITNGASWYSLSKGMQDFNYLYTNCFEITLELSCDKFPPATALANEWLANREALVSYMEQVHHGIKGMVYDENNNPVSNAEISVAGINHDITSGVDGDYFRLLLPGTYTVTASATGYQPFTSTVTVGPAEAVQLHFYLRVQPKGTNLNVKAHTNKKGPSTAKAPLTKLGPR; this is translated from the exons ATGCTGTCAGGCAGCTTTCTCATCTGGATTGGGGCATTGCTTCTGGGACTTGAAGCTTTGCTGATCAGGGCATCTGACTTCCAGCATCATGGATACGAGGAGATGGTTAGGGCTCTTTTTGCTGTCCAAAGCGAATGCCCTTACATCACCCGCATCTACAGCATTGGTCGAAGTGTGGAAGGACGGCACCTATATGTCCTGGAGTTCAGTGATAATCCTGGCATCCATGAAGCAT TGGAGCCAGAGTTCAAGTACGTAGGGAACATGCACGGCAATGAGGTGCTCGGCAGGGAGCTGCTCGTCTACTTATCCCAGTTCCTGTGTGAGGAATACCGAGCAGGAAACGAGCGAATCACACGCCTCATCCACGACACACGGATCCACATCCTCCCTTCGATGAACCCGGATGGATATGAGGTGGCGGCCAGGCAG GGTCCAGAGTTCAATGGATACTTGGTGGGCCGTGGAAACTCAAAGGAGGTGGACCTGAACCGCAACTTCCCAGACCTGAATGCTCTTGTGTACTATTATGAGAAGCACAATGGCCAAAACCACCACCTGCCGCTGCCAGACAACTGGGAACTACAG GTTGAGCCAGAAACTTTAGCAGTGATCAAATGGATGCAGAATTATAACTTTATTCTGTCAGCTAACCTCCACGGTGGAGCTGTTGTTGCCAACTACCCCTTCGATAAGTCTCGTGAGCCCCGTATAAGAGGCAAGACAACATACTCGGCCACCGCTGATGACAAAATATTCCGAAAG ttgGCAAAGACATACTCCTATGCTCACAGCTGGATGCATAAGGGCTGGAACTGTGGGGATTACTTTGATGAAGGCATCACAAATGGAGCCAGCTGGTACTCTTTGTCTAAGG GTATGCAGGACTTCAACTACCTCTACACTAACTGTTTTGAGATCACTCTGGAGCTCAGCTGTGATAAGTTCCCTCCAGCTACAGCACTTGCCAATGAGTGGCTGGCCAACAGGGAGGCTCTGGTGTCCTACATGGAGCAG GTTCACCATGGGATTAAAGGCATGGTCTATGATGAGAATAACAACCCAGTCAGCAATGCAGAGATCTCTGTGGCAGGCATAAACCATGACATAACCAGTG GGGTGGATGGGGACTACTTCCGTCTGCTCTTGCCCGGGACCTACACAGTGACTGCGTCTGCAACAGGGTACCAGCCCTTTACCAGCACAGTGACAGTGGGACCAGCTGAAGCTGTACag TTACATTTCTATTTGAGAGTTCAACCAAAAGGCACAAACTTGAATGTGAAAGCTCATACCAACAAGAAAGGCCCATCAACAGCTAAGGCTCCTCTCACCAAACTTGGACCAAGATAA